The following are encoded in a window of Thiohalobacter sp. IOR34 genomic DNA:
- a CDS encoding LuxR C-terminal-related transcriptional regulator codes for MNGIYEIFKRSTDAIFGIDRKGQVAFWNPACEELLGHPARLALGQHCSSLLCGTDLLGRDFCSERCPIPKGCNGHAPIRDFDLVVKRADGDALMVNIGAHYVPGSRQQRLNGISVFFALRRVSCQQLIQRLASSSCKAEEEDGFRKHDLSAREHELLHLAAAGLKTGDIARRSCISEATVRNHFKSIYRKLGVHSRAEAVSLAMRKGLV; via the coding sequence ATGAATGGCATTTACGAAATATTCAAGCGAAGTACCGATGCCATCTTTGGCATCGACAGAAAAGGTCAGGTCGCCTTCTGGAACCCGGCCTGCGAGGAGCTGCTCGGCCACCCCGCCCGCCTCGCCCTGGGCCAGCATTGCTCCAGCCTGCTCTGCGGCACCGATCTGCTGGGCCGGGATTTCTGCAGCGAGCGCTGCCCTATCCCCAAGGGGTGCAACGGTCACGCACCGATCCGCGACTTCGATCTGGTGGTGAAGCGGGCCGACGGCGATGCCCTTATGGTCAACATCGGCGCCCACTATGTACCGGGCAGTCGCCAGCAGCGACTGAACGGCATCAGCGTGTTCTTCGCCCTGCGGCGGGTAAGCTGCCAGCAGCTCATTCAGCGTCTGGCCAGCAGTTCCTGCAAGGCCGAGGAAGAAGACGGCTTCAGGAAACATGACCTGAGCGCACGGGAACACGAGCTGCTGCACCTGGCCGCCGCCGGCCTGAAGACCGGAGACATCGCCAGGCGTTCCTGCATCAGCGAGGCCACGGTACGCAATCACTTCAAGAGCATCTACCGCAAGCTCGGCGTGCACAGCCGGGCCGAGGCGGTCAGCCTCGCGATGCGCAAGGGGCTGGTCTGA
- the lptG gene encoding LPS export ABC transporter permease LptG, producing the protein MRLLERYLGRAVIVGTLLALMLLLAVDLFFAILNEMQDIGQGNYGLREVLFYVGLTVPERAYGLFPMATLLGSLLGLGAMAAHGELIAIRAAGVSLKRIVWWVMKAGLAMLLVAAAIGEWVAPPAGQMAQNQRTMAQTSRITFRSESGIWARDGNRYINIKEIFPDGSLAGIEVYELGQDGRLGSVLRAQRAEYRDGVWWLRAGERAMLTVDAFRREVFEERPWRSPLSPELLNVVVIEPDRLSARDLLRYVSYLRDNRLDSSRYELAFWQRLMAPLAGLVMLFLSVPFVFGPLRAVGAGQRLLAGVMVGIVFHLLNQLLGHLGQVYGFDPLLSAAAPSLLFAASGMLLIRRVR; encoded by the coding sequence ATGAGGCTGCTGGAACGCTACCTCGGCCGGGCGGTGATCGTCGGCACCCTGCTGGCGCTGATGCTGCTTCTGGCGGTGGACCTGTTCTTTGCCATCCTCAACGAGATGCAGGACATCGGTCAGGGGAACTATGGCCTGCGCGAGGTGCTGTTCTACGTCGGTTTGACGGTGCCGGAGCGGGCCTACGGCCTGTTTCCCATGGCCACCCTGCTCGGCAGCCTGCTGGGGCTGGGCGCCATGGCGGCGCACGGCGAGCTGATCGCCATCCGCGCCGCCGGGGTGTCCCTGAAGCGCATCGTCTGGTGGGTGATGAAGGCGGGGCTGGCGATGCTGCTGGTGGCGGCGGCGATCGGCGAATGGGTGGCGCCGCCGGCCGGACAGATGGCCCAGAATCAGCGCACCATGGCGCAGACCAGCCGCATCACCTTTCGCAGCGAGTCCGGCATCTGGGCACGGGACGGCAACCGCTATATCAACATCAAGGAGATCTTCCCCGATGGCAGCCTGGCCGGAATCGAGGTCTACGAACTGGGCCAGGACGGCCGGCTGGGCAGTGTGCTGCGCGCCCAGCGTGCCGAATACCGCGACGGTGTCTGGTGGCTCCGTGCCGGCGAGCGGGCAATGTTGACGGTGGATGCCTTCAGGCGGGAGGTGTTCGAGGAGCGGCCCTGGCGTTCACCGCTCAGCCCGGAACTGCTCAATGTGGTGGTGATCGAGCCGGACCGCCTCTCGGCGCGTGACCTGCTGCGCTATGTGAGCTATCTGCGGGACAACCGCCTGGACAGCAGCCGTTATGAACTGGCCTTCTGGCAGCGGCTGATGGCGCCGCTGGCCGGGCTGGTGATGCTGTTCCTCTCGGTGCCCTTCGTGTTCGGACCACTGCGCGCCGTGGGCGCCGGCCAGCGCCTGCTGGCGGGGGTCATGGTCGGGATTGTCTTTCATCTGCTCAACCAGCTGCTCGGCCATCTCGGCCAGGTCTATGGCTTCGATCCCCTGCTCAGTGCGGCCGCGCCCTCGCTGCTGTTCGCGGCGTCCGGCATGCTGCTCATCCGCCGGGTGCGCTGA
- the lptF gene encoding LPS export ABC transporter permease LptF: MLRILDRYLLREVMKNWLAVLLVLWAIVLANRFARYLGEAASGDIPAAVIFTLLGLKSVSYLTPLLPLALFLGALLALGRLYRDSEMVAMHACGVGPRELYRPLLGLAAVLAVALLGLSLFVAPRTAELGYQLRAEAERGSDIGTVSAGRFQEAQEGRLIFYAEGVSRDRRFLERLFVRDLKGVPPTLLTARRAYPQREQDSGDRFLVMEDGFRYQGMPGDPRFRVIRFQRHGIRIETAAPAPVITKRDAIPSRRLLASADTEDIAELQWRLSLPLAVLVLMVLVLPLSHSTPRQGRYGRLFLAILVFIIYYNLLSTARVWVGRGLLPPLPGLWWVHLLPLLLAGFLWWRLRPRPRRGAA; encoded by the coding sequence ATGTTGCGCATCCTCGACCGTTATCTGCTCCGGGAGGTGATGAAGAACTGGCTGGCGGTGCTGCTGGTCCTCTGGGCCATCGTGCTGGCCAACCGTTTTGCCCGTTACCTGGGTGAGGCGGCCAGCGGAGACATACCGGCAGCGGTGATCTTCACCCTGCTTGGACTGAAATCCGTCAGCTACCTGACCCCCCTGTTGCCGCTGGCCCTGTTCCTTGGGGCCCTGCTGGCGCTGGGCCGGCTGTACCGGGACAGTGAGATGGTGGCCATGCATGCCTGTGGCGTCGGCCCGCGCGAGCTGTACCGCCCGCTGCTCGGCCTGGCGGCGGTGCTGGCGGTGGCCCTGCTCGGCCTGTCGCTGTTCGTGGCGCCACGCACTGCTGAGCTCGGCTACCAGCTGCGCGCCGAGGCGGAGCGGGGCAGTGATATCGGCACGGTCAGCGCCGGGCGCTTCCAGGAGGCCCAGGAGGGTCGGTTGATCTTCTACGCCGAGGGCGTGTCCCGGGACCGGCGTTTTCTGGAGCGGCTGTTCGTGCGTGACCTCAAGGGTGTGCCGCCGACCCTGCTGACAGCGCGCCGTGCCTACCCCCAGCGTGAGCAGGACAGCGGCGACCGTTTCCTGGTGATGGAGGACGGCTTCCGCTACCAGGGCATGCCGGGCGATCCCCGCTTCCGGGTCATCCGCTTCCAGCGGCACGGTATCCGTATCGAGACCGCCGCGCCCGCGCCGGTGATCACCAAGCGCGACGCCATCCCCAGCCGGCGCCTGCTGGCCTCGGCGGATACGGAGGACATCGCCGAGCTGCAATGGCGACTGTCGTTGCCGCTGGCCGTGCTGGTGCTGATGGTGCTGGTCCTGCCGCTCAGTCACAGCACGCCGCGCCAGGGGCGTTACGGGCGGCTGTTCCTGGCCATCCTGGTATTCATCATCTACTACAACCTGCTCAGCACCGCCCGGGTGTGGGTGGGCAGAGGTCTGCTGCCGCCGCTGCCGGGGCTGTGGTGGGTACATCTGCTGCCGCTGCTGCTGGCCGGCTTTCTCTGGTGGCGGCTGCGGCCCCGGCCGCGGCGGGGTGCGGCATGA
- a CDS encoding leucyl aminopeptidase: MDFNVTSGTPEKQRTACLVIGVFEPRRLTAAGKTLNSAAGGHLAAILRRGDLEGKCGQTLLLHNVPGIHAERVLLVGCGREKELDEGKFRSIAASAAQRLDESGANEAVSYLSELPVGDRDLRWKVRQQLESTEDALYVFDRLRSEKEKKRRPLKKLTLAIEERTALAEARRGLAEGAAIAAGVRSARELGNLPGNICTPDYLARQAKSLARRSTRIDVRVLEERGMQRLGMGALLSVARGSRQPAKLIILEYRGGRKNARPVALVGKGVTFDSGGISLKPGQAMDEMKFDMCGAAAVLGTFEAVLDMQLPINLVGIIPATENLPDGQASKPGDVVTSMSGQTIEILNTDAEGRLILCDALTYAGRFKPDTVIDVATLTGACVIALGSHAAGLLANDQDLASELLDAGSYAADRAWQMPLWEDYQQQLDSNFADMANIGGREAGTITAACFLSRFTKDYRWAHLDIAGVAWKHGKEKGATGRPVPLLTQYLLDRCSKKTKKRG; encoded by the coding sequence ATGGATTTCAACGTCACGAGCGGCACCCCCGAAAAACAACGCACCGCCTGTCTGGTGATCGGCGTCTTCGAACCCCGGCGACTGACCGCCGCCGGCAAGACCCTGAACTCGGCCGCCGGCGGCCATCTGGCCGCGATCCTGCGGCGCGGCGATCTGGAGGGCAAATGTGGCCAGACCCTGCTGCTGCACAACGTGCCGGGCATCCACGCCGAGCGTGTGCTGCTGGTCGGCTGTGGCCGGGAGAAGGAGCTGGACGAGGGCAAGTTCCGCAGCATCGCCGCCAGCGCCGCCCAGCGGCTCGACGAGAGCGGTGCCAACGAGGCAGTCTCCTACCTCAGCGAGCTGCCGGTTGGCGACCGCGATCTGCGCTGGAAGGTACGCCAGCAACTGGAGAGCACCGAGGACGCCCTGTATGTCTTCGACCGCCTGAGGAGCGAGAAGGAAAAGAAGCGCCGCCCGCTGAAGAAACTCACCCTGGCCATCGAGGAACGCACCGCGCTGGCCGAAGCGCGCCGTGGCCTGGCCGAGGGAGCGGCCATCGCCGCCGGGGTGCGCAGCGCACGCGAACTCGGCAACCTGCCGGGCAACATCTGCACCCCGGACTACCTCGCCCGCCAGGCCAAGTCCCTGGCCCGCCGCTCCACCCGCATCGACGTCAGGGTACTGGAGGAACGTGGCATGCAGCGCCTCGGCATGGGCGCGCTGCTCTCGGTGGCCCGCGGCAGCCGCCAGCCGGCCAAGCTGATCATCCTCGAATACCGTGGCGGACGGAAGAATGCCCGGCCAGTGGCCCTGGTCGGCAAGGGTGTCACCTTCGACTCCGGCGGCATCTCCCTGAAGCCGGGCCAGGCCATGGACGAGATGAAATTCGACATGTGCGGCGCCGCCGCGGTGCTCGGCACCTTCGAGGCGGTGCTCGACATGCAGCTGCCGATCAATCTGGTCGGCATCATCCCCGCCACCGAGAACCTGCCCGACGGTCAGGCCAGCAAGCCGGGCGACGTGGTTACCAGCATGTCGGGGCAGACCATCGAAATCCTCAACACCGACGCCGAGGGGCGGCTGATCCTCTGCGACGCGCTGACCTACGCCGGCCGTTTCAAGCCGGACACGGTGATCGACGTCGCCACCCTGACCGGTGCCTGCGTCATCGCCCTCGGCAGCCATGCCGCCGGCCTGCTGGCCAACGACCAGGATCTGGCCAGCGAACTGCTGGACGCCGGCAGCTACGCCGCCGACCGCGCCTGGCAGATGCCACTGTGGGAAGACTACCAGCAGCAGCTGGACAGCAACTTTGCCGACATGGCGAACATCGGCGGCCGCGAGGCCGGCACCATCACCGCCGCCTGCTTCCTGTCCCGCTTCACCAAGGACTACCGCTGGGCCCATCTTGACATCGCCGGCGTGGCCTGGAAGCACGGCAAGGAAAAAGGCGCCACCGGCCGTCCCGTGCCGCTACTCACCCAGTACCTGCTCGACCGCTGCAGCAAGAAAACGAAGAAGCGCGGCTGA
- a CDS encoding thiamine pyrophosphate-binding protein translates to MKIPVSQVLVRFLENLGVTRIFGIPGSHILPVYDELHDSPIQSVLAKHEQGAAFMAAGHARVTGSVGACITTAGPGATNLVTGIASAYADKLPVIAITGEAPTHIFGKGGLQESSGEGGSVDQVALFAGITRYHKLIERTDYLTAVLNQAAKHLLAGTPGPVVLSIPFNLQKEMVDDAILGQAAPARPPTAAPIADHYVDQSLALLRTSSRPLIIAGYGCIRSDAQAALRTISETLNIPVTTSLKAKGAFDERSALSLGSLGVTSSGHAMRYLEREADLVLVLGAGFNERTSYLWDEKLLAGKKIIQVDNDSQQLEKVFHADLVVEADLGAYLNALDAAVAQQAIAPKAPVDVTAFVKQVRQEIDAAGETIFDKKFDHIKALYAWLEETFPDGLIMFDDNIVFAQNFYRVSTRDRFIPNTGISSLGHAIPAAIAASFALHGAERRPVFAMIGDGGFQMCCMEIMTAVNYGVPLNIVLFNNETMGLIRKNQHQHYNDRFIDCEFENPDFSLLAKSFGIRHVRVEEVADLEALADSLDFMSGINLIEIPIDRDAYPNYSSRR, encoded by the coding sequence ATGAAAATACCGGTCAGCCAGGTTCTAGTGCGATTCCTGGAAAATCTTGGGGTGACGCGCATTTTCGGGATTCCGGGTTCGCACATCCTGCCGGTATATGACGAACTCCACGATTCGCCCATCCAGTCGGTGCTTGCCAAACATGAACAGGGCGCGGCATTCATGGCCGCTGGCCATGCGCGCGTCACGGGCAGCGTCGGTGCCTGCATTACCACGGCCGGACCCGGTGCCACGAATCTGGTGACCGGTATCGCCAGCGCCTATGCCGACAAGCTGCCCGTAATCGCCATCACCGGCGAGGCACCCACCCATATCTTCGGCAAGGGTGGGCTGCAGGAAAGCTCCGGCGAAGGCGGCAGCGTGGACCAGGTGGCGCTGTTCGCCGGTATCACCCGCTACCACAAGTTGATCGAACGCACCGACTATCTGACCGCGGTCCTCAATCAGGCGGCGAAACACCTGCTCGCCGGCACCCCTGGGCCGGTGGTGTTGAGCATCCCGTTCAACCTGCAAAAGGAAATGGTGGATGATGCCATACTGGGACAGGCTGCCCCGGCGCGCCCACCCACAGCCGCGCCGATCGCCGATCATTATGTCGATCAGAGCCTTGCCCTGCTGAGGACGTCCAGCCGGCCCCTCATCATCGCCGGTTACGGTTGCATCCGCTCGGACGCCCAGGCGGCGCTGCGCACCATCAGCGAAACACTGAACATCCCGGTGACCACCAGCCTGAAGGCGAAGGGGGCGTTCGACGAGCGGAGCGCACTGTCGCTGGGCAGCCTGGGCGTCACCTCCAGTGGACACGCCATGCGCTACCTGGAGCGGGAAGCAGACCTGGTGCTGGTACTGGGTGCGGGGTTCAATGAGCGCACCAGCTACCTGTGGGACGAGAAACTGCTTGCGGGGAAAAAGATCATTCAGGTCGACAATGACTCACAGCAACTGGAGAAGGTGTTTCATGCCGACCTGGTGGTCGAGGCCGATCTGGGCGCCTACCTGAATGCCTTGGACGCTGCGGTGGCGCAACAGGCGATCGCCCCGAAGGCACCCGTGGATGTCACCGCATTCGTGAAACAGGTACGGCAGGAGATCGACGCAGCGGGCGAGACCATATTCGATAAAAAGTTCGACCATATAAAAGCGCTGTATGCCTGGCTGGAAGAGACATTTCCCGACGGCCTGATCATGTTCGATGACAACATCGTCTTCGCGCAAAACTTCTATCGCGTCTCCACCAGAGACCGCTTCATCCCCAATACGGGAATCTCCTCGCTGGGTCATGCCATTCCGGCAGCCATCGCTGCCAGCTTCGCACTGCACGGCGCGGAAAGACGGCCGGTATTCGCCATGATCGGTGACGGGGGGTTCCAGATGTGCTGCATGGAGATCATGACGGCGGTCAACTACGGCGTGCCCCTGAACATCGTGCTGTTCAACAACGAGACCATGGGCCTCATCCGCAAAAACCAGCATCAGCACTACAACGACCGGTTCATCGACTGCGAGTTCGAAAACCCGGATTTCTCCCTGCTGGCGAAATCCTTCGGCATCAGGCATGTACGGGTAGAAGAGGTCGCTGATTTGGAAGCGCTGGCCGATTCCCTGGACTTCATGAGTGGCATCAACCTCATCGAGATCCCCATCGATCGGGATGCCTACCCCAATTATTCCTCGAGGCGCTAA
- the def gene encoding peptide deformylase, whose translation MAVLDILTYPDSRLKQVSEPVESFDEELRAFIADLEETRLAGPGAVGIAAPQVGRFQRIVIVDVSRMKRPVANHGYLVLVNPEITEWDGYAVGREGCLSVPDYTGNVIRAERIHLEALDPEGNKLEYDMEGFEARAVQHEIDHLDGLLFLDRLVSRRNDLFRRKVYKR comes from the coding sequence ATGGCCGTTCTCGACATCCTCACCTACCCCGATTCGCGCCTCAAGCAGGTATCCGAACCCGTCGAGTCCTTCGACGAGGAACTGCGCGCCTTCATCGCCGACCTGGAGGAGACCCGCCTGGCCGGACCGGGTGCGGTCGGTATCGCCGCTCCTCAGGTCGGGCGTTTCCAGCGCATCGTGATCGTCGATGTCTCCAGGATGAAACGCCCCGTAGCCAATCATGGCTACCTGGTGCTGGTGAACCCGGAGATCACCGAGTGGGATGGCTACGCCGTCGGCCGCGAGGGCTGCCTGTCCGTGCCCGATTACACCGGCAACGTGATCCGCGCAGAAAGGATCCATCTCGAAGCCTTGGATCCCGAAGGCAACAAGCTGGAATACGACATGGAGGGTTTCGAGGCGCGGGCCGTGCAACACGAGATCGACCACCTGGACGGCCTGTTGTTCCTCGACCGCCTGGTCAGCCGCCGCAACGACCTGTTTCGGCGTAAGGTGTATAAGAGATAG
- a CDS encoding ACT domain-containing protein encodes MAKWYMLTLVGEDRPGIVARLTAALYEGGANLGEAAMMRLGGNFTIMLMVYYDGSTRALQELVEPVTESLGLHLHIDRIEGHLHQHLIPDVRITVFGADRAGIVAQVTGALAEAGLNILDLQSDVGGSEDRPVYIMSIEGQAGEGVEALRSALDVITREDGIDVDIQPIDTMIG; translated from the coding sequence ATGGCCAAGTGGTACATGCTGACGTTGGTCGGTGAAGACCGGCCGGGTATCGTCGCCCGGCTGACCGCGGCGCTCTACGAGGGCGGCGCCAACCTGGGCGAGGCCGCGATGATGCGCCTCGGCGGCAACTTCACCATCATGCTGATGGTCTACTACGATGGCAGCACACGTGCCTTGCAGGAACTGGTCGAGCCGGTCACCGAGTCACTCGGCCTGCATCTGCACATCGATCGTATCGAGGGGCATCTTCATCAACACCTCATTCCCGACGTGCGCATCACCGTGTTCGGTGCCGACCGCGCCGGCATCGTGGCCCAGGTGACCGGAGCGCTGGCCGAGGCCGGGCTGAACATCCTCGACCTGCAGTCGGATGTCGGTGGCAGCGAAGACAGGCCTGTCTACATCATGAGCATCGAGGGCCAGGCGGGCGAGGGGGTCGAGGCGCTGCGTTCCGCGCTGGATGTGATCACGAGGGAAGACGGCATCGATGTCGACATCCAGCCTATCGACACCATGATCGGCTAG
- a CDS encoding ZIP family metal transporter encodes MPLLTWILLFCLLGGVLSVAAAALFLAFPERMRLRLLPHFVSFAIGALLGAAFLALLPHALAAPGIDDMHVIMGTVLAGVLGFFLLEKLVLWRHCHESHCEVHQPEHDSHSHSPAAGTLILIGDGVHNLVDGVLIGAAFLTDVHLGIVTSLAVAAHEIPQEVGDFAVLLHSGFSRSRAFFYNVLSSLTTVIGGLVAYYSMQQAQEALPYVLAIAAASFIYIAVADLIPGLHKRVQAAATLQQVALIAAGVLVIYLAHATLH; translated from the coding sequence ATGCCGTTGCTGACCTGGATTCTGCTCTTCTGCCTGCTGGGTGGTGTGCTCAGCGTGGCGGCTGCTGCACTGTTCCTCGCCTTTCCCGAGAGGATGCGGCTCCGGCTGCTGCCGCATTTCGTCAGCTTCGCCATCGGTGCGTTGCTCGGCGCGGCCTTCCTCGCGCTTCTGCCGCACGCCCTTGCCGCGCCAGGTATCGATGATATGCATGTCATCATGGGTACGGTGCTGGCCGGCGTGCTCGGCTTTTTCCTGCTCGAGAAGCTGGTACTCTGGCGGCACTGCCACGAGTCGCACTGCGAGGTCCACCAGCCGGAGCACGACAGTCACAGCCATTCGCCGGCGGCCGGCACCCTGATCCTGATCGGCGATGGGGTGCACAACCTGGTCGACGGCGTGCTGATCGGCGCGGCCTTCCTCACCGACGTGCATCTGGGTATCGTCACCAGCCTGGCAGTGGCGGCGCACGAGATACCCCAGGAGGTCGGCGATTTCGCCGTGTTGTTGCACAGCGGGTTTTCCCGCAGCCGTGCCTTTTTCTACAACGTGCTCTCCAGCCTGACCACGGTGATCGGCGGCCTGGTGGCCTACTACAGCATGCAGCAGGCCCAGGAGGCCCTTCCCTACGTGCTGGCCATTGCCGCCGCAAGCTTCATCTACATTGCCGTCGCCGATCTGATCCCCGGCTTGCACAAGCGGGTGCAGGCCGCCGCCACCCTGCAGCAGGTAGCGTTGATCGCCGCCGGGGTGCTGGTGATCTACCTGGCGCATGCGACGTTGCATTGA
- the pgeF gene encoding peptidoglycan editing factor PgeF: MREDETADWLIPDWPAPAVVRALTTTRAGGVSRPPYDSLNLADHVGDDPAAVAANRERLRTRLGLPAEPVWLRQVHGTGIVDAARLSGTAGADGSTTAQPGVVCAVLTADCLPLLLCDRAGRRVAAVHAGWRGLAGGVIEAALDAMDRPGSELLAWLGPAIGPRAFAVGDEVRAAFVAADPAAATAFHREAGGWRADLYALARQRLAARGVRAVYGGHWCTHEDRARFYSYRRDGDTGRMASLIWLEPGPGGG; the protein is encoded by the coding sequence ATGCGGGAAGACGAAACGGCGGACTGGCTGATCCCGGACTGGCCGGCGCCGGCCGTCGTGCGGGCGCTGACCACCACCCGCGCCGGTGGCGTCAGCCGGCCGCCCTATGACAGCCTCAACCTCGCCGATCACGTCGGTGACGACCCCGCCGCCGTGGCCGCCAACCGCGAGCGCCTGCGGACGCGACTGGGGTTGCCTGCCGAGCCGGTCTGGCTGCGCCAGGTGCACGGCACCGGCATCGTCGATGCGGCCCGGCTGAGCGGCACGGCCGGGGCCGATGGCAGCACCACCGCGCAGCCCGGCGTGGTCTGCGCCGTGCTTACCGCGGATTGTCTGCCGCTGTTGCTCTGCGACCGTGCCGGCCGCCGGGTGGCGGCGGTGCATGCCGGCTGGCGCGGGCTGGCAGGCGGCGTGATCGAGGCGGCCCTCGATGCCATGGATCGCCCCGGCAGCGAGCTGCTCGCATGGCTGGGGCCGGCCATCGGCCCGCGTGCCTTCGCGGTCGGGGACGAGGTGCGCGCCGCCTTCGTTGCCGCGGACCCGGCGGCGGCGACGGCCTTCCACAGGGAGGCGGGGGGCTGGCGGGCCGATCTTTATGCCCTGGCCCGGCAGCGGCTGGCGGCGCGCGGCGTCCGTGCGGTGTATGGCGGCCACTGGTGCACCCACGAGGACAGGGCCCGCTTCTACTCCTACCGCCGCGATGGCGATACCGGTCGCATGGCGAGCCTGATCTGGCTCGAACCCGGGCCGGGTGGGGGATAG
- the rluD gene encoding 23S rRNA pseudouridine(1911/1915/1917) synthase RluD, translating to MAELMQLSARVPAEAAGRRLDQVLAELFPDYSRSRLQHWVRAGAVQVDGRAWTRPRDKLAGGEQVEITASLPEDRRCEAQDIPLQIVHEDAELLVIDKPAGLVVHPAAGNPDGTLQNALLHHDPALAAVPRAGIVHRLDKDTSGLMVVARTLTAHHSLVAQLQARSVSREYLAVVWGVMTAGGSVEQPIGRHPVDRKRMAVLRHGGKPAVTHYRVAERFRAHSLLRVSLETGRTHQIRVHMAWLRHPLVGDPVYGGRQRQPAGAGEALRQTLHGFRRQALHATRLVLDHPASGETMAWEAPPPADFQALLAALREDAAG from the coding sequence ATGGCAGAACTGATGCAGTTGTCCGCCCGGGTACCGGCAGAGGCGGCCGGGCGGCGCCTCGACCAGGTCCTGGCCGAGCTGTTTCCCGACTATTCCCGCAGTCGCCTCCAGCACTGGGTTCGGGCCGGGGCGGTGCAGGTCGACGGCAGGGCCTGGACCCGGCCGCGCGACAAGCTGGCCGGCGGCGAGCAGGTGGAGATCACCGCCAGCCTGCCCGAGGACCGGCGGTGCGAGGCCCAGGACATTCCGCTGCAGATCGTCCATGAGGATGCCGAGCTGCTGGTGATCGACAAGCCGGCCGGGCTGGTGGTGCATCCGGCGGCCGGCAATCCCGACGGCACCCTGCAGAACGCCCTGCTGCACCATGACCCGGCCCTGGCCGCCGTGCCGCGGGCCGGCATCGTGCACCGCCTGGACAAGGACACAAGCGGGCTGATGGTGGTGGCGCGCACCCTCACGGCCCATCACTCGCTGGTGGCCCAGCTGCAGGCGCGCAGCGTGAGCCGCGAATACCTGGCCGTGGTCTGGGGCGTGATGACGGCGGGCGGCAGCGTCGAGCAGCCCATTGGCCGTCACCCCGTCGACCGCAAGCGCATGGCGGTGCTCAGGCACGGCGGCAAGCCGGCCGTCACCCACTACCGGGTGGCGGAGCGCTTCCGTGCCCACAGCCTGCTGCGGGTATCGTTGGAGACCGGCCGCACCCACCAGATCCGGGTGCACATGGCCTGGTTGCGGCATCCGCTGGTCGGTGATCCGGTCTATGGCGGACGCCAGCGCCAGCCGGCCGGGGCGGGCGAGGCCCTGCGCCAGACCCTGCACGGTTTCCGCCGCCAGGCCCTGCACGCCACCCGGCTGGTCCTGGACCATCCGGCAAGTGGCGAGACGATGGCCTGGGAGGCGCCGCCGCCGGCCGATTTCCAGGCCCTGCTCGCGGCCCTGCGGGAGGACGCGGCCGGGTAG
- a CDS encoding outer membrane protein assembly factor BamD codes for MPLLRLFLLGLLTLNLLAGCSLLPDEIDETKGWSAQKLYAKAKENLSEGNYERAIELYEKLEARYPFGRYAQQALLESAYAYYKYDEPDTAIATLDRFIKTYPQHPHLDYAYYLKGLVNFNRGRNLIDRFLPRDPSERDPGAARQSFFDFQTLVKRFPASPYSKDATQRMLFLRNNLASYEVHVADYYMRRHAYVAAINRAEYVIEHFPRTPAVPDALEILIRAYRILDLNDLAEDALRVYRLNYP; via the coding sequence ATGCCGCTGCTGCGATTGTTCCTGCTGGGACTGCTCACCCTCAACCTGCTGGCCGGCTGCTCGCTGCTGCCCGACGAGATCGACGAAACCAAGGGCTGGTCGGCGCAGAAGCTGTATGCCAAGGCCAAGGAGAACCTCTCCGAGGGCAACTACGAGCGCGCCATCGAGCTGTACGAGAAGCTGGAGGCCCGCTACCCCTTCGGCAGGTACGCCCAGCAGGCGCTGCTGGAATCGGCCTATGCCTACTACAAGTACGACGAGCCGGACACGGCCATCGCCACCCTCGACCGCTTCATCAAGACCTATCCGCAGCATCCGCATCTGGACTACGCCTACTATCTGAAGGGGCTGGTGAACTTCAACCGCGGCCGGAACCTGATCGACCGCTTCCTGCCGCGCGATCCCTCGGAACGCGATCCGGGCGCCGCCCGCCAGTCGTTCTTCGATTTCCAGACCTTGGTCAAGCGCTTCCCGGCCAGCCCGTACAGCAAGGACGCCACCCAGCGCATGCTGTTCCTGCGCAACAACCTGGCCAGCTACGAGGTGCACGTGGCCGACTACTACATGCGCCGTCATGCCTACGTCGCTGCCATCAACCGCGCCGAGTACGTCATCGAGCACTTTCCCCGCACGCCGGCCGTACCCGATGCCCTGGAGATCCTGATCCGTGCCTACCGGATCCTCGATCTGAACGATCTGGCCGAGGATGCGCTGCGGGTCTACCGTCTCAACTATCCCTAG